The proteins below are encoded in one region of Thermoplasmatales archaeon:
- the tadA gene encoding Flp pilus assembly complex ATPase component TadA, which yields MNGNIISIKKLYEGINVFEKRPRIFKDRRVLSPLFIPDTLQDRKEEVEILSQYLGYILDGATPPNILITGPTGSGKTVTIKYVLNELKKYTDAPIKYVKADGTAYQIATIIADAPKRGFGFMDIIEKIHEKVKGKDTIIVLDEIDKMLAKDSDRLLYHLSREPNICTIAISNKLTVMDMITDPRVLSSFQPRKINFPPYNAPQLVEILEYRAERAFYDGVLEDGVIQLCAAMAAQRNGDARYALELLTSAADIAIRNKQNKVTVKNVRVAQDEVEVEFIKQSITGLRENQKILLYAVLKAKKGTSTRIYKIYDKIARQYGIRSLTQRRLSQLLRELELYGLVEIEPVSRGRGRGVKWFVRPSSTIDDDVMLEAVRRSL from the coding sequence AATGGTAACATAATTTCGATTAAAAAATTGTATGAGGGAATAAATGTGTTTGAAAAAAGACCCCGAATCTTCAAAGATAGAAGAGTCCTCAGCCCATTATTCATCCCTGACACCCTGCAAGACCGAAAAGAAGAAGTTGAGATCCTAAGCCAATACCTTGGATACATCCTTGATGGGGCCACACCACCGAATATTTTGATAACTGGGCCCACAGGTTCGGGTAAAACTGTCACGATAAAATATGTCCTAAATGAACTTAAAAAGTATACTGACGCTCCTATAAAGTATGTGAAGGCTGATGGTACTGCATATCAAATTGCTACTATTATAGCAGATGCTCCAAAACGTGGATTTGGATTCATGGATATCATAGAAAAGATACATGAAAAGGTGAAAGGTAAAGATACTATTATTGTTCTTGATGAGATCGATAAAATGCTTGCAAAGGATAGTGACAGATTGCTCTATCATTTGTCAAGGGAGCCCAACATTTGCACTATTGCAATATCGAACAAGTTGACGGTCATGGATATGATCACAGATCCACGTGTTTTATCATCATTCCAGCCAAGGAAAATCAACTTCCCACCATATAACGCACCACAATTGGTAGAGATACTAGAATATAGGGCAGAAAGAGCTTTCTATGATGGTGTATTAGAGGACGGGGTCATACAGTTGTGTGCAGCTATGGCGGCCCAGCGTAACGGGGACGCAAGGTATGCACTCGAGCTTTTAACTTCTGCGGCTGATATAGCAATAAGAAACAAGCAGAATAAAGTTACAGTAAAGAACGTGAGGGTTGCTCAGGACGAAGTCGAAGTCGAATTCATAAAACAAAGCATAACAGGACTGAGAGAAAACCAAAAAATCCTTTTATATGCAGTTCTAAAAGCAAAAAAAGGAACTTCTACAAGAATATACAAAATCTATGACAAAATTGCGAGACAATATGGGATTAGGAGTCTTACACAACGGAGACTTTCACAACTTCTCAGAGAACTTGAACTCTATGGACTTGTCGAAATAGAACCTGTTAGTCGCGGCCGTGGTAGAGGCGTTAAATGGTTTGTCAGGCCTTCATCGACGATTGATGATGATGTTATGTTGGAGGCTGTTCGCAGGTCTTTATAG